One stretch of Aeromicrobium fastidiosum DNA includes these proteins:
- the pstA gene encoding phosphate ABC transporter permease PstA — protein MSIDLDDRPADVVTSLGSTSVRLEPSSTTVVPPHARRALSRTTAEQRFELIGCWVAALALAWLVCGRLMPWDGPLVFVAVTVVLGIALIAVVTAIDNGWPEVVDRIVTIVITLAAGLVGLALVSTVLFIFAKGYKPLLHLNTFFDDMAGVGPRDPLDRGGVAHAIVGSLIEVGIAIIVAIPLGIGTAIYMTEIGGRFARLVRTIVEAMTALPSIVAGLFIYTTLIVGLGLPRSGLAAAMALGVMMLPIIARASDVVLRVVPGGLREASLALGASRWRTVWHIVLPTARPGLATAVILGVARGIGETSPVLLTSGAASFMVTNPTTGVMNSLPLFIFSTVRSGEPVYIERAYGAAAILLAVVLILFVGARLLARPRKGSR, from the coding sequence ATGAGCATCGACCTGGACGACCGGCCCGCCGACGTGGTGACGTCGCTCGGAAGCACCTCCGTGCGCCTCGAGCCCTCGTCGACGACCGTCGTGCCGCCCCATGCGCGTCGTGCCCTGAGCCGCACGACCGCCGAGCAGCGCTTCGAGCTGATCGGTTGCTGGGTCGCGGCTCTGGCGCTGGCGTGGCTGGTGTGCGGGCGGCTCATGCCGTGGGACGGTCCGCTCGTCTTCGTGGCCGTCACGGTGGTGCTCGGCATCGCGCTGATCGCCGTCGTCACCGCGATCGACAACGGCTGGCCCGAGGTCGTCGACCGCATCGTGACGATCGTCATCACCTTGGCGGCTGGGCTGGTCGGTCTGGCGCTGGTCTCGACCGTGTTGTTCATCTTCGCCAAGGGCTACAAGCCCCTCCTGCACCTCAACACCTTCTTCGACGACATGGCAGGCGTCGGTCCCCGCGACCCGCTCGACCGTGGCGGGGTCGCGCACGCGATCGTCGGCTCGCTGATCGAGGTGGGCATCGCGATCATCGTGGCGATCCCGCTGGGTATCGGCACGGCGATCTACATGACCGAGATCGGCGGACGGTTCGCGCGGCTCGTGCGGACGATCGTCGAGGCCATGACGGCGCTGCCGTCGATCGTGGCCGGTCTGTTCATCTACACGACCCTGATCGTCGGGCTGGGGTTGCCACGGTCCGGCCTCGCCGCCGCCATGGCCTTGGGCGTCATGATGCTGCCGATCATCGCCCGCGCGTCCGACGTCGTGCTGCGCGTCGTGCCCGGCGGGCTGCGCGAGGCGAGCCTTGCGCTGGGAGCATCCCGGTGGCGCACGGTGTGGCACATCGTCCTGCCGACGGCGCGCCCCGGCCTTGCCACGGCCGTGATCCTCGGCGTGGCCCGCGGCATCGGCGAGACCTCGCCCGTGCTGCTGACCTCAGGCGCCGCCTCGTTCATGGTGACGAACCCCACCACGGGCGTCATGAACTCGCTGCCCCTGTTCATCTTCTCGACCGTGCGCAGCGGCGAGCCCGTCTACATCGAGCGCGCCTACGGTGCCGCTGCGATCCTCCTCGCCGTCGTCCTCATCCTGTTCGTCGGCGCTCGTCTGCTGGCCCGTCCCCGAAAGGGATCCCGTTGA
- a CDS encoding SPFH domain-containing protein encodes MSAALIVLVLLAVLAIVVVSMTVKIVPQARSGIVERFGKYRTTLSAGLNIVMPFIDKVRYVIDLREQVVSFPPQPVITEDNLVVSIDTVIYFQVTDPVAATYEIANYIQAIEQLTMTTLRNITGGMTLEHALTSRDQINSGLRGELDSATGKWGIRVNRVELKGIDPPPSIIDAMEQQMRAERNKRAAILTAEGERQSAILTAEGQKQSAILTAEGERQAQILTAQADRQAQILRAQGEAQAIQTVFQAIHDGNPDQKLLSYQYLQMLPKIAEGDNATTWIIPAELTKALGTLGGTIGSIPMDGGGSKTRVDYDSEIEDDVAEQDAATTEAVQEALDAAKAAENPATSAADVPPAPPAAPPVAPPQG; translated from the coding sequence ATGTCCGCAGCACTGATCGTGCTCGTCCTGCTCGCCGTCCTGGCGATCGTCGTCGTCTCGATGACGGTCAAGATCGTCCCCCAGGCCCGGTCGGGCATCGTCGAGCGCTTCGGCAAGTACCGCACGACCCTGTCGGCCGGCCTCAACATCGTCATGCCGTTCATCGACAAGGTGCGCTACGTCATCGACCTGCGCGAGCAGGTCGTCTCGTTCCCGCCGCAGCCCGTCATCACCGAGGACAACCTCGTCGTCTCGATCGACACCGTCATCTACTTCCAGGTGACCGACCCCGTCGCCGCGACGTACGAGATCGCCAACTACATCCAGGCGATCGAGCAGCTGACCATGACGACGCTGCGCAACATCACCGGTGGCATGACGCTCGAGCACGCGCTGACCAGTCGTGACCAGATCAACTCCGGCCTGCGCGGCGAGCTCGACTCGGCCACCGGCAAGTGGGGCATCCGCGTCAACCGTGTCGAGCTCAAGGGCATCGACCCGCCGCCGTCGATCATCGACGCGATGGAGCAGCAGATGCGCGCCGAGCGCAACAAGCGTGCGGCGATCCTCACCGCCGAGGGCGAGCGCCAGTCGGCCATCCTGACGGCCGAGGGCCAGAAGCAGTCGGCGATCCTCACGGCCGAAGGTGAGCGCCAGGCGCAGATCCTGACCGCCCAGGCCGACCGCCAGGCGCAGATCCTGCGCGCGCAGGGCGAGGCGCAGGCCATCCAGACGGTCTTCCAGGCGATCCACGACGGCAACCCCGACCAGAAGCTGCTGTCGTACCAGTACCTGCAGATGCTGCCGAAGATCGCCGAGGGCGACAACGCCACGACGTGGATCATCCCGGCCGAGCTCACCAAGGCGCTCGGGACGCTCGGCGGCACGATCGGCTCGATCCCGATGGACGGCGGCGGCAGCAAGACCCGGGTCGACTACGACTCCGAGATCGAGGACGACGTCGCCGAACAGGACGCCGCCACCACCGAGGCCGTGCAGGAGGCGCTCGACGCCGCCAAGGCAGCTGAGAACCCCGCCACGTCGGCCGCGGATGTTCCGCCGGCACCTCCGGCGGCTCCGCCGGTGGCCCCGCCGCAGGGCTGA
- the pstC gene encoding phosphate ABC transporter permease subunit PstC gives MSTTLRSASIDVEPDEPRDLWIDESGSDRAFVLGTRAIAATVLAITAGIGLFLAWSALPTFGRYGFSFLTETQWQPEADVLGIGAVLVGTFTIAAVALMIAFPLSLLTALYIAEYAPARIKSTLVSLIDLMAAVPSIIYGLWGFTLIQPHASAFALWLHQHLGFIPFFRVDADPNAAVWEQTRYTASAFVAGIAVAMMVIPMACAVMQQVFSQAPAGEREAAFALGSTHWGVVRTVVLPFGKGGIIGGTMLGLGRALGETIAVVLIISPSFDLKIKPLEVGTNSISALIAGRFGEATSLQLQALLTAGFVLFLITLAINTLAATIVARSRSGQGADA, from the coding sequence GTGAGCACGACCCTGCGTTCTGCGTCGATCGACGTGGAGCCCGACGAGCCGCGTGACCTGTGGATCGACGAGTCCGGATCCGACCGGGCCTTCGTCCTCGGCACGCGCGCCATCGCGGCGACCGTGCTGGCGATCACCGCCGGCATCGGCCTGTTCCTGGCGTGGTCTGCGCTGCCGACGTTCGGGCGATACGGTTTCAGCTTCCTGACCGAGACGCAGTGGCAGCCCGAGGCCGATGTGCTCGGCATCGGCGCGGTACTGGTCGGGACGTTCACGATCGCCGCGGTCGCACTGATGATCGCTTTTCCACTGTCGTTGCTCACGGCGCTCTACATCGCCGAGTACGCCCCGGCCCGGATCAAGTCGACGCTGGTCTCGCTCATCGACCTGATGGCCGCGGTGCCCAGCATCATCTACGGGCTGTGGGGGTTCACGCTCATCCAACCTCACGCCAGCGCATTCGCGCTGTGGCTGCACCAGCACCTGGGCTTCATCCCGTTCTTCCGGGTCGACGCCGACCCGAACGCGGCTGTCTGGGAGCAGACCCGCTACACCGCATCGGCGTTCGTGGCGGGCATCGCGGTGGCCATGATGGTCATCCCCATGGCGTGCGCCGTGATGCAGCAGGTGTTCTCGCAAGCACCGGCGGGGGAGCGCGAGGCGGCGTTCGCCCTGGGATCCACGCACTGGGGTGTCGTCCGCACCGTCGTGCTGCCGTTCGGCAAGGGCGGCATCATCGGCGGCACGATGCTGGGGCTCGGACGCGCGCTCGGCGAGACCATTGCCGTCGTGCTGATCATCTCGCCGTCGTTCGACCTCAAGATCAAGCCGCTCGAGGTGGGCACCAACTCGATCTCGGCGCTGATCGCCGGACGGTTCGGCGAGGCGACCTCGCTGCAGCTGCAGGCTCTGCTGACGGCGGGCTTCGTGCTGTTCCTGATCACCCTGGCCATCAACACCCTCGCGGCCACGATCGTGGCCCGCAGCCGTTCCGGACAGGGAGCTGACGCCTGA
- a CDS encoding substrate-binding domain-containing protein — MNTHATTLPVPLGRRLTSRRARALLAVLVGLLSSSLLIATANPAQAAYAQIEGSGSTWSQGIVAQWISDVDANGIKITYNGAGSSQGRKDFAQNVTDFGITEIPYQGKDEFGAVDTAGDREFAYMPIVAGGTAFTYQVKVGGKLVKDLRLSGDTIAKIFTNKITNWNDPAISADNNGRKLPSLTIVPVVRADGSGTTAQFTAWLDQQFPSIWQPYFGRTGLTSYYPKKSGTKTISAAGSDQVMNTISSSQGNGTIGYVEYSYPVNKKYPVVKLLNKAGYFVEPTQYNVAVALTTAKINTDTTSQAYLTSILDGVYTSTDPRAYPLSSYSYMLLPTGAKDQRMTTAKRQTLTDFMFYSLCQGQSKAGPYGYSPLPLNLVQAGFDQLKKLSTADPAVDFTDRDVTKCNNPTFVAGDLSKNKLAEIAPQPPACDKQGAGPCGTETGTAPTTPAAAAGKPTAAAGGAPVAAAPGGDAPAAAVDPGTGEVASTDTTTAAAADTSIAVPTELVSGRAGDTKVFGALAVAELLAIILAPGVGAVYFKRRQRRRQGAAA, encoded by the coding sequence TTGAACACCCACGCCACCACCCTCCCCGTCCCGCTCGGACGGCGTCTCACGTCGAGGCGCGCTCGGGCGCTGCTGGCGGTCCTCGTCGGGCTGCTGTCGTCGTCCCTGTTGATCGCCACTGCGAACCCGGCACAGGCTGCGTACGCCCAGATCGAGGGATCCGGGTCGACGTGGTCGCAGGGCATCGTCGCCCAATGGATCTCCGACGTTGACGCCAACGGCATCAAGATCACCTACAACGGTGCTGGCTCCTCGCAGGGCCGCAAGGACTTCGCCCAGAACGTGACGGACTTCGGCATCACCGAGATCCCGTACCAGGGCAAGGACGAGTTCGGTGCCGTCGACACCGCGGGGGACCGCGAGTTCGCGTACATGCCGATCGTCGCCGGCGGCACGGCCTTCACGTATCAGGTCAAGGTCGGCGGCAAGCTCGTCAAGGACCTTCGCCTGTCGGGCGACACGATCGCCAAGATCTTCACCAACAAGATCACCAACTGGAACGATCCGGCGATCTCGGCAGACAACAACGGCCGCAAGCTGCCGAGCCTGACGATCGTCCCCGTCGTCCGCGCCGACGGCTCCGGCACGACAGCCCAGTTCACGGCCTGGCTCGACCAGCAGTTCCCGTCGATCTGGCAGCCGTACTTCGGCCGGACCGGCCTGACGTCCTACTACCCCAAGAAGTCCGGCACGAAGACGATCAGCGCGGCGGGCTCAGACCAGGTCATGAACACGATCTCGAGCTCACAGGGCAACGGCACGATCGGCTATGTCGAGTACTCGTACCCGGTCAACAAGAAGTACCCCGTCGTCAAGCTGCTCAACAAGGCCGGCTACTTCGTCGAGCCCACGCAGTACAACGTCGCGGTGGCGCTGACCACGGCCAAGATCAACACCGACACGACGTCCCAGGCGTACCTCACGTCGATCCTCGACGGGGTGTACACGTCGACGGACCCTCGCGCCTACCCGCTGTCGTCGTACTCCTACATGCTGCTGCCGACGGGGGCCAAGGACCAGCGCATGACGACTGCCAAGCGCCAGACGCTGACGGACTTCATGTTCTACTCGCTGTGCCAGGGGCAGAGCAAGGCCGGTCCGTACGGCTACTCACCGCTGCCGCTCAACCTGGTGCAGGCCGGCTTCGATCAGCTCAAGAAGCTCTCGACGGCGGACCCGGCGGTCGACTTCACCGACCGTGACGTCACGAAGTGCAACAACCCTACGTTCGTCGCCGGCGACCTGTCGAAGAACAAGCTCGCCGAGATCGCCCCCCAGCCGCCGGCGTGCGACAAGCAGGGCGCAGGGCCGTGCGGCACCGAGACGGGCACAGCCCCGACGACGCCGGCCGCGGCAGCGGGCAAGCCAACCGCGGCAGCGGGTGGTGCGCCGGTCGCGGCCGCACCGGGCGGTGATGCTCCGGCCGCTGCCGTCGATCCGGGGACGGGAGAGGTCGCGTCGACCGACACCACGACAGCTGCCGCAGCCGACACATCGATCGCGGTGCCGACCGAGCTGGTATCGGGACGTGCCGGCGACACCAAGGTGTTCGGTGCCCTCGCGGTCGCCGAGCTGCTCGCGATCATCCTCGCTCCCGGCGTGGGAGCGGTCTACTTCAAGCGACGCCAGCGTCGCCGGCAGGGAGCGGCAGCATGA
- a CDS encoding sortase domain-containing protein — translation MTAVLTGRRRIPRPAQMWPLVKAPAAPSRPLSDTAAVVSTSLTVLAVVVAWFLAQLMVLGGFEQDRAQDRLYDELRGQLAAGTAPIGGIIAPGAPVAVMSIPSLGWEQVVTEGTSSGTLIHGPGHRRDTVLPGQAGVSLIHGRSSTFGRPFATLLSEGPGTAMTVVTGQGTMKYRLGRVRRAGDPMPPAPTGAASRITFVTAEGSGRLSALTPGDVVYIDATSTGEGFAVPPGRLNAIGPSEVAMAADTSVMASLALSLGALAAVTAGALVVRRRFGLVRTWVIGAPILLALAWLTADLATYLLPNLL, via the coding sequence ATGACCGCGGTGCTCACCGGACGTCGCCGCATTCCGCGGCCGGCGCAGATGTGGCCTCTCGTGAAGGCACCTGCGGCCCCCAGCCGTCCGCTGTCCGACACCGCTGCGGTCGTCAGCACGAGCCTCACGGTGCTGGCGGTCGTCGTCGCGTGGTTCCTCGCGCAGCTCATGGTGCTGGGCGGTTTCGAGCAGGACAGGGCGCAGGACCGGCTGTACGACGAGCTCCGCGGCCAGCTCGCCGCAGGGACAGCCCCGATCGGCGGCATCATCGCGCCTGGCGCACCGGTCGCTGTCATGAGCATCCCGTCGCTCGGTTGGGAGCAGGTCGTGACCGAGGGGACGTCGTCGGGCACCTTGATCCACGGCCCCGGGCATCGCCGCGACACTGTGCTGCCCGGCCAGGCCGGCGTGTCACTGATCCACGGCCGGTCCAGCACCTTCGGACGTCCGTTCGCCACGCTGCTGTCCGAGGGCCCAGGCACCGCGATGACCGTCGTGACGGGCCAGGGCACCATGAAGTACAGGCTCGGCCGGGTGCGCCGGGCCGGTGACCCGATGCCTCCGGCCCCGACCGGCGCGGCGTCGCGCATCACCTTCGTCACTGCCGAGGGATCGGGCCGGCTCTCAGCGCTGACTCCCGGCGACGTCGTCTACATCGACGCCACCTCGACCGGCGAGGGCTTCGCCGTCCCTCCGGGCAGGCTCAACGCGATCGGGCCCTCCGAGGTGGCGATGGCGGCCGACACCAGCGTCATGGCGTCGCTCGCGCTGAGCCTCGGTGCGCTCGCGGCGGTGACCGCTGGAGCGCTGGTCGTGCGACGCCGGTTCGGTCTCGTGCGCACGTGGGTGATCGGTGCTCCGATCCTGCTGGCGCTGGCGTGGCTGACGGCTGACCTGGCGACCTATCTGCTGCCGAATCTGCTGTGA